From Pseudomonas fluorescens, one genomic window encodes:
- a CDS encoding NAD(P)H nitroreductase, with protein MQALDALLNRVSVPRLLDPAPTAEQREVLFAAAMRAPDHGHLQPWRFLTVEGQAREQLGEILAQAALAQDAEAPQAVVDKARNGPLRAPLVVVVIAKLQEHVKYPKSEQLLAAGCAAHGILLAAYAQGIGAVWRTGELAYSPQVAQGLGLAEGEEVIAFLYLGTPQKEPRVAEKVDLAEFVSAWSGE; from the coding sequence ATGCAGGCTCTCGACGCTTTGCTCAACCGAGTTTCCGTTCCCCGTTTGCTTGACCCGGCACCGACCGCCGAACAGCGCGAGGTGTTGTTTGCCGCGGCCATGCGCGCGCCGGATCACGGCCATCTGCAGCCGTGGCGCTTCCTCACGGTGGAAGGGCAGGCGCGCGAGCAACTGGGAGAAATCCTCGCCCAGGCCGCATTGGCACAGGATGCCGAGGCACCGCAGGCGGTGGTCGACAAGGCGCGTAACGGGCCATTGCGCGCACCGCTGGTGGTGGTAGTGATCGCCAAGTTGCAGGAACACGTCAAGTATCCGAAATCGGAGCAACTGTTGGCAGCGGGCTGCGCTGCCCACGGTATTTTGCTGGCGGCCTATGCCCAGGGCATCGGCGCGGTGTGGCGTACCGGTGAGTTGGCGTATTCACCGCAAGTGGCTCAGGGGTTGGGCCTGGCGGAAGGGGAGGAGGTGATTGCGTTCCTGTATCTCGGCACTCCGCAGAAAGAACCGCGGGTGGCCGAGAAGGTGGATCTGGCGGAGTTTGTCAGCGCTTGGTCGGGTGAGTGA
- a CDS encoding sensor histidine kinase produces MRSLFWRILASFWLAIALVAGLSILMGHMLNQDAWILSRHPGLNTLAQQWTERYEENGEDAAQALLEKRKRRYHIDVQVLNESGDPVVRGTFPKRAAAFEARQNDSNDRHLPWRRLTDEYTSPKTGETYLLIYRIPHPELDAWHRESLLWPLSALGIALVVLTLFSLLVTLSITRPLSRLRGAVHDLGQTTYQQNSLARLANRRDEFGVLANDFNRMGARLQSLIGSQRQLLRDVSHELRSPLARLRIALALAERAGPEEREKLWPRLTRECDRLEALISEILVLARVDADNASAEEVDLNALLSAAQKDAGMASPEQQIELQAEQQLHLKGWPTMLERALDNLLRNAQRFNPPGQAIEVLALRQGERIVISVRDHGPGVEEQHLAQLGEPFFRAPGQSAAGHGLGLAIARRAAERHGGSLVLGNHPEGGFIASLELPLAPGVVG; encoded by the coding sequence GTGCGTTCATTGTTCTGGCGCATCCTTGCCAGTTTCTGGCTGGCCATCGCTCTGGTTGCAGGGCTGTCGATCCTGATGGGGCACATGCTCAATCAGGACGCCTGGATTCTCAGCCGCCATCCCGGCCTCAATACCCTGGCGCAACAATGGACCGAGCGCTACGAGGAAAACGGCGAAGACGCCGCGCAGGCGTTGCTGGAAAAACGCAAACGGCGTTATCACATCGACGTCCAGGTGCTTAACGAAAGCGGCGACCCGGTGGTGCGCGGCACCTTCCCCAAGCGTGCCGCAGCCTTTGAAGCCAGGCAGAACGACAGCAATGACCGGCACCTGCCGTGGCGGCGTCTGACCGATGAGTACACCAGCCCGAAAACCGGCGAAACCTACCTGCTGATCTACCGCATCCCGCACCCGGAACTTGACGCCTGGCACCGCGAAAGCCTGCTCTGGCCCTTGAGTGCGCTGGGCATCGCGCTGGTGGTGTTGACCCTGTTCAGCCTGCTGGTGACGCTGTCCATCACCCGTCCGCTGAGCCGTTTGCGCGGTGCCGTGCACGACCTTGGGCAAACCACCTACCAACAGAACAGCCTGGCGCGCCTGGCCAACCGCCGCGACGAATTTGGCGTGCTGGCCAACGACTTCAACCGCATGGGCGCGCGCCTGCAGAGCCTGATCGGCAGCCAGCGACAACTGCTGCGCGACGTTTCCCATGAACTGCGCTCACCTCTGGCGCGCTTGCGTATCGCCCTGGCCCTGGCCGAGCGCGCCGGCCCCGAAGAGCGAGAAAAACTCTGGCCACGCCTGACCCGCGAGTGCGACCGCCTGGAAGCACTGATCAGTGAAATTCTGGTGTTGGCACGGGTCGACGCCGATAACGCCAGTGCCGAAGAGGTGGATTTGAATGCGCTGCTGAGCGCGGCGCAAAAAGATGCCGGCATGGCGTCACCGGAACAACAGATCGAGCTCCAGGCCGAACAGCAACTGCACCTCAAAGGCTGGCCGACCATGCTCGAGCGCGCCCTCGATAACCTGCTGCGCAACGCCCAGCGCTTCAACCCGCCGGGCCAGGCTATCGAAGTCCTGGCCTTGCGCCAGGGCGAACGCATCGTTATCAGCGTGCGCGATCACGGTCCCGGGGTTGAGGAGCAACATCTGGCGCAACTGGGCGAGCCGTTCTTCCGCGCCCCCGGCCAGAGCGCCGCCGGGCATGGCCTGGGTTTGGCCATCGCACGGCGTGCTGCGGAGCGTCATGGCGGCAGTCTGGTGCTGGGCAATCATCCTGAGGGCGGGTTTATCGCCAGTCTGGAGTTGCCGTTGGCGCCGGGGGTAGTGGGGTAG
- a CDS encoding LTXXQ domain protein, translating into MRKTLIALMFAAALPTVAMAMPEGQGPMGPMDGPRHGGQMHEHGKGPYSQLDLSREQREQIRKIMGEQMHDRKQLVDKYLEKLPPAEQKAMQDEMASSKQKAEADVRAQLKPDQQKKFDEIQKQRAERKAEWQQFQAWKAQQPQKAQ; encoded by the coding sequence ATGCGCAAGACTCTTATCGCTCTGATGTTCGCTGCAGCCCTGCCAACCGTCGCCATGGCCATGCCTGAAGGCCAGGGACCGATGGGTCCGATGGACGGCCCGCGTCACGGCGGTCAGATGCACGAGCACGGTAAAGGCCCGTACAGCCAACTCGACCTGAGCCGCGAACAGCGCGAGCAGATCCGCAAAATCATGGGCGAGCAGATGCACGACCGTAAACAACTGGTCGACAAGTACCTGGAAAAACTGCCGCCAGCCGAACAGAAGGCCATGCAAGACGAAATGGCTTCCAGTAAGCAGAAAGCCGAGGCCGACGTCCGCGCCCAGCTCAAGCCTGACCAGCAGAAGAAGTTCGACGAGATCCAGAAACAACGCGCCGAACGCAAGGCCGAATGGCAGCAGTTCCAGGCCTGGAAAGCCCAGCAACCGCAAAAAGCGCAATAA
- a CDS encoding response regulator transcription factor, which produces MSELLLIDDDQELCELLGSWLSQEGFVVRACHDGNSARRALADSAPAAVVLDVMLPDGSGLELLKQLRNDHPDLPVLMLSARGEPLDRILGLELGADDYLAKPCDPRELTARLRAVLRRSHPAAAPSQMELGDLCFSPVRGVVSIDEQEFTLTVSESRLLEALLKQPGEPLDKQELAQIALGRKLTLYDRSLDMHVSNLRKKIGPHPDGRPRIVALRSRGYYYSL; this is translated from the coding sequence ATGAGCGAGCTGTTACTGATTGATGATGACCAGGAGCTGTGTGAGCTGCTGGGGAGCTGGTTGAGCCAGGAAGGCTTTGTGGTCCGGGCTTGCCACGATGGCAACAGCGCGCGGCGTGCGCTGGCCGATTCGGCGCCGGCGGCCGTGGTGCTTGACGTGATGCTGCCCGACGGCAGCGGCCTGGAACTGCTCAAGCAGCTGCGCAACGACCATCCCGACTTGCCGGTGCTGATGCTCTCGGCCCGCGGCGAACCGCTGGACCGGATTCTCGGCCTGGAACTGGGTGCCGACGATTACCTGGCCAAACCCTGCGATCCCCGTGAACTGACCGCGCGCTTGCGAGCGGTGTTGCGCCGCAGTCATCCGGCGGCTGCCCCGAGCCAGATGGAACTGGGCGACCTGTGTTTCAGCCCGGTGCGCGGCGTGGTCAGCATCGACGAGCAGGAATTCACCCTGACCGTTTCCGAAAGCCGCCTGCTCGAGGCCTTGCTCAAGCAACCGGGCGAACCGCTGGATAAGCAGGAATTGGCGCAGATCGCCCTGGGTCGCAAACTGACCCTGTACGACCGCAGCCTCGACATGCACGTCAGCAACCTGCGCAAGAAGATCGGCCCGCATCCGGATGGGCGTCCGCGGATCGTTGCTTTGCGCAGCCGTGGGTATTATTACAGCCTCTGA
- a CDS encoding translation initiation factor 2, translating to MRQGQLCLLLLTLSMGSLAQADQVPDPAAERQISELQQRLKDSEQQRETLLQQLQTADSARESAVLSRLRQENQRLKLQLREAQASTSPRWLTEQQQWFVAGAGVALLALLCGIFASGGHRRRRQWLN from the coding sequence ATGCGCCAAGGTCAGCTGTGCTTGCTGTTGCTCACGTTATCGATGGGAAGCCTTGCCCAGGCTGATCAGGTGCCTGATCCCGCCGCCGAACGGCAGATTTCCGAATTGCAGCAGCGCTTGAAGGACAGCGAGCAACAACGCGAAACGCTGCTTCAACAACTGCAGACTGCCGATAGCGCGCGTGAGAGCGCCGTGCTGAGCCGTCTGCGCCAGGAAAACCAGCGTCTCAAGCTGCAACTGCGCGAGGCCCAGGCCAGTACTTCGCCACGCTGGCTGACCGAGCAGCAACAATGGTTCGTCGCCGGTGCGGGAGTCGCGCTATTGGCCCTGCTCTGCGGTATCTTTGCCAGTGGCGGACACCGTCGACGTCGACAATGGCTAAATTGA
- a CDS encoding YciI family protein produces the protein MLYAIIATDVANSLDARLAARPAHIERLQQLKAEGRVVLAGPHPAVDSNDPGAAGFTGSLIVAEFASLEAAKSWADADPYIAAGVYANVIVKPFKQVLP, from the coding sequence ATGCTTTACGCAATCATTGCCACAGACGTCGCCAACTCCCTGGATGCCCGCCTGGCTGCACGCCCTGCCCACATCGAGCGCCTGCAACAGCTCAAGGCCGAAGGCCGCGTGGTACTGGCCGGTCCACACCCGGCGGTAGACAGCAATGACCCGGGCGCCGCTGGCTTCACCGGCAGCCTGATCGTCGCCGAATTCGCCTCCCTCGAAGCCGCCAAGAGCTGGGCCGATGCCGACCCCTACATCGCCGCCGGCGTGTACGCCAACGTGATCGTCAAGCCGTTCAAGCAAGTCCTGCCTTGA
- a CDS encoding septation protein A → MKQFIDFIPLLLFFIVFKIDPRVIDVAGYPLTVGGIYSATAMLIVSSLVVYGTLFISQRKLEKSQWLTLIACLVFGSLTLAFHSETFLKWKAPVVNWLFALAFIGSHFIGGQLLIKRIMGHALTLPEAVWTRLNIAWIGFFLFCGAANLFVAFTFQSIWVDFKVFGSLGMTVLFLVAQGIYLSRHLHDADTTTPKTED, encoded by the coding sequence GTGAAACAATTCATCGACTTCATCCCGCTGCTGCTGTTTTTCATTGTTTTCAAAATCGACCCCCGGGTCATCGACGTTGCCGGTTATCCATTGACTGTAGGCGGTATTTACAGCGCCACTGCGATGCTGATCGTCAGCTCGCTGGTGGTCTACGGCACCCTGTTCATTTCCCAGCGAAAACTGGAAAAAAGCCAATGGCTGACGCTGATCGCCTGCCTGGTCTTCGGTAGCCTGACCCTGGCTTTCCACAGCGAAACCTTCCTCAAATGGAAGGCCCCGGTGGTCAACTGGCTGTTCGCCCTGGCCTTCATCGGCAGCCACTTCATCGGCGGGCAACTGCTGATCAAGCGCATCATGGGCCATGCCCTGACCCTGCCGGAGGCCGTCTGGACCCGCCTGAACATCGCCTGGATCGGCTTCTTCCTGTTCTGCGGCGCGGCTAACCTGTTCGTCGCGTTCACCTTCCAGAGCATCTGGGTCGACTTCAAGGTCTTCGGCAGCCTGGGCATGACCGTACTGTTCCTGGTGGCCCAGGGCATCTACCTGTCGCGCCACCTGCACGACGCCGACACCACTACGCCAAAAACCGAGGACTGA
- a CDS encoding PHP domain-containing protein, with translation MNVDLHCHSTASDGALAPAVLVARAFENGVRVLALTDHDTVEGLAEARTAAQALGMQLINGVELSCTWGGATIHVLGYGFDVNAPALVEAIAKLHEGRWLRSEEISRKLALKGMPGALEGARAIQQELGDSGNAPARPHFADYLVRAGFVKDRAEAFRKWLGAGKLGDVKQHWPTLEETVGTLRDAGAWVSLAHPWHYDFTRSKRRKLIADYIQAGGQALEVVNGYQPAEQVGSLAILAREFGLLASAGSDFHGPGGWSEIGEYRPVPEDLPPLWCRFKHDPIIAAV, from the coding sequence GTGAATGTTGATTTGCACTGCCATAGCACGGCCTCCGATGGCGCCCTGGCGCCCGCGGTACTGGTGGCGCGGGCGTTCGAGAACGGCGTGCGAGTCCTGGCCCTGACCGACCACGACACCGTTGAAGGCCTGGCCGAGGCGCGAACCGCCGCACAGGCCTTGGGCATGCAACTGATCAACGGCGTCGAATTGTCCTGCACCTGGGGCGGCGCGACTATCCACGTGCTGGGCTATGGCTTCGACGTCAACGCGCCGGCTCTGGTCGAGGCCATTGCCAAGCTGCACGAGGGCCGCTGGCTGCGCTCCGAGGAAATCAGCCGCAAGCTCGCGCTCAAAGGCATGCCCGGGGCGCTGGAAGGCGCGCGGGCGATCCAGCAGGAACTCGGCGACAGTGGCAACGCTCCGGCCCGACCGCATTTTGCCGACTACCTGGTGCGCGCCGGTTTCGTCAAGGATCGCGCTGAAGCTTTCCGCAAGTGGCTGGGCGCCGGCAAGCTGGGGGATGTCAAGCAACACTGGCCGACCCTCGAAGAAACCGTCGGCACCCTGCGTGACGCCGGTGCCTGGGTCAGTCTGGCGCACCCCTGGCATTACGATTTCACCCGCAGCAAGCGTCGAAAGCTGATTGCCGACTATATTCAAGCAGGGGGGCAGGCGCTGGAGGTGGTCAATGGCTATCAACCGGCCGAGCAGGTCGGCAGCCTGGCCATCCTGGCACGTGAGTTCGGTCTGCTGGCGAGTGCCGGCAGTGATTTCCATGGCCCGGGAGGCTGGTCCGAGATTGGCGAATATCGCCCGGTCCCGGAGGATCTGCCACCGCTTTGGTGTCGATTCAAACATGACCCAATTATTGCCGCCGTCTGA
- a CDS encoding L-threonylcarbamoyladenylate synthase: MSQFFQIHPENPQARLIKQAVEIIRSGGVVIYPTDSSYAIGCQIGDKTAVERVRRLRGLDEKHNFALICSDLSQLGVFAKIDTGTFRILKAHLPGPYTFILNATREVPRLLLHPKKRTIGLRVPSHPIALALLAQLGEPLMSVTLIMPGDTDPLSDPYEMRQLLEHQVDLIIDGGFGGIKASTVINLADGDPEVIRVGCGDPTPFMVEA, from the coding sequence GTGAGTCAATTTTTCCAGATTCATCCGGAAAACCCGCAAGCGCGCCTGATTAAACAGGCTGTTGAAATCATCCGTTCGGGCGGGGTGGTGATCTATCCCACGGACTCTTCTTACGCCATTGGCTGCCAGATCGGCGACAAGACTGCCGTCGAGCGGGTGCGACGCTTGCGTGGGCTGGATGAGAAACACAATTTTGCGCTGATCTGCAGCGATCTGTCGCAACTTGGGGTGTTTGCCAAGATCGATACCGGAACCTTCCGGATCCTCAAGGCGCACTTGCCGGGGCCCTACACCTTCATTCTTAACGCCACTCGCGAAGTCCCGCGCCTGTTGCTGCACCCGAAGAAACGCACCATCGGCCTGCGGGTGCCCAGCCATCCGATCGCCCTGGCGCTGCTCGCTCAATTGGGTGAGCCGCTGATGAGCGTGACCCTGATCATGCCCGGCGACACCGACCCGTTGAGCGATCCCTACGAAATGCGCCAATTGCTCGAGCACCAGGTCGACCTGATCATTGACGGCGGTTTCGGCGGCATCAAGGCCTCCACCGTGATCAATCTGGCGGACGGTGATCCAGAGGTGATTCGCGTCGGTTGCGGCGATCCGACTCCATTTATGGTCGAGGCCTGA
- a CDS encoding segregation and condensation protein A translates to MEVFLEAFEGPLDLLLYLIRKQNINILDIPVAEITRQYMGYVELMQSVRLELAAEYLVMAAMLAEIKSRMLLPRSAEIEAEEEDPRAELIRRLQEYERFKAAAEGIDGLSRVGRDVIVPKLDAPQAQARKLLPDVRLSELLLSMAEVLRRGDMFESHQVSREALSTRERMSDVLERLKGGGFVPFVELFTAEEGRLGVVVTFMAILELVKESLVELVQNEPFAAIHVRARAE, encoded by the coding sequence CTGGAAGTCTTCCTTGAGGCCTTCGAGGGCCCGCTCGACTTGCTGCTGTATCTGATCCGCAAACAGAACATCAACATTCTCGACATCCCGGTGGCGGAAATTACCCGGCAGTACATGGGCTATGTCGAGCTGATGCAGTCGGTGCGCCTGGAACTGGCCGCCGAGTACCTGGTGATGGCGGCGATGCTGGCCGAAATCAAATCCCGCATGTTGCTTCCGCGTTCGGCGGAAATCGAAGCGGAAGAAGAGGACCCGCGCGCCGAACTGATTCGTCGCCTGCAGGAATATGAACGCTTCAAGGCCGCCGCCGAGGGCATTGATGGCCTGAGTCGGGTCGGTCGCGATGTGATTGTGCCCAAGCTCGATGCGCCCCAGGCGCAGGCGCGCAAGTTGCTGCCGGATGTGCGGCTGAGCGAATTGCTGCTGTCGATGGCTGAGGTGCTGCGCCGTGGCGACATGTTTGAAAGCCATCAGGTCAGCCGCGAAGCACTCTCGACCCGCGAGCGCATGAGCGATGTGCTGGAACGGCTCAAGGGCGGTGGTTTTGTGCCCTTTGTCGAGCTGTTCACCGCCGAGGAGGGCCGCCTCGGGGTGGTCGTGACCTTTATGGCGATCCTCGAACTGGTCAAGGAATCTCTGGTCGAGCTGGTGCAGAATGAGCCCTTTGCCGCCATCCACGTGCGGGCGCGAGCCGAATAA
- the scpB gene encoding SMC-Scp complex subunit ScpB, whose protein sequence is MNLSEPRELAPLLEAFLLASGKPQSMERLFELFEEAERPEPAVFKKALTILEKSCDGRAFELKEVASGYRLQIREKFAPWVGRLWEERPQRYSRAMLETMALIAYRQPITRGEIEDVRGVAVNSNIVKTLLEREWIRVVGYREVPGRPAMFATTKAFLDHFNLKNLDDLPSLAELRELEPEPMLEFEDAPVPPGLQELADASAEPEEPKDETSFHSLLLELDSMEEGIKTDFDDLLRDGEPGGVQEAGKVTEPAEAEAEAEAEAEAEAEAEPVEVPPQEDTLGVAEAREKLLAAVAALEPPAAQPEMSDEEAEALALAEAIEAERRQFEDD, encoded by the coding sequence ATGAATTTGAGTGAACCCCGCGAGCTGGCGCCCTTGCTTGAAGCCTTTCTGTTGGCCTCGGGAAAGCCGCAATCGATGGAACGTCTGTTCGAGCTGTTCGAGGAGGCTGAGCGCCCGGAACCGGCGGTGTTCAAGAAAGCACTGACGATCCTCGAAAAGTCCTGTGATGGCCGCGCCTTTGAACTCAAGGAGGTGGCGTCCGGCTACCGCTTGCAGATCCGCGAAAAGTTTGCACCCTGGGTCGGCCGTCTCTGGGAGGAGCGCCCGCAGCGTTACTCCCGGGCGATGCTGGAGACCATGGCGCTAATCGCCTATCGCCAACCGATCACCCGGGGCGAGATCGAGGACGTGCGCGGCGTGGCGGTCAACAGCAACATCGTCAAGACCTTGCTGGAGCGCGAGTGGATCCGGGTCGTCGGCTACCGTGAAGTGCCCGGCCGACCGGCGATGTTTGCCACCACCAAGGCGTTTCTTGACCACTTCAACCTGAAAAACCTCGACGACCTGCCATCGCTGGCTGAACTGCGTGAGCTGGAACCGGAACCGATGCTCGAGTTCGAAGATGCGCCGGTGCCACCTGGCCTGCAGGAACTGGCCGACGCCAGCGCCGAGCCGGAAGAGCCGAAGGACGAAACCAGCTTCCATAGCCTGTTGCTGGAACTGGACTCGATGGAGGAGGGGATCAAGACCGACTTCGACGACCTGTTGCGTGACGGCGAGCCTGGCGGGGTGCAGGAGGCCGGCAAGGTCACCGAGCCTGCTGAAGCTGAAGCCGAAGCCGAAGCCGAAGCCGAAGCTGAAGCCGAAGCCGAGCCGGTCGAGGTGCCGCCGCAAGAGGACACGCTCGGCGTTGCCGAGGCTCGCGAGAAACTCCTGGCGGCAGTGGCGGCTCTGGAGCCGCCCGCAGCGCAGCCGGAAATGAGCGACGAAGAGGCCGAGGCCCTGGCCCTGGCTGAAGCGATCGAGGCCGAACGCCGGCAATTCGAAGACGACTGA
- the rluB gene encoding 23S rRNA pseudouridine(2605) synthase RluB: protein MSIKDQQDDQEIGPAGEKLQKVLARIGVGSRRDVEAWISHGRIKVNGKDATLGLRVDMHDAITIDGKVIKREEAAESVRRVIMYNKPDGEICTRDDPEGRPTVFDKMPRPKEGRWINIGRLDINTTGLLMFTTDGELANRLMHPSYEMDREYAVRVRGEVDDEMIERLKAGVVLEDGPARFTDIKQAPGGEGFNHWYHCVVMEGRNREVRRLWESQGLVVSRLKRVRFGPVFLNSDLPMGRWREMSQYEVDVLSAEVGLTPVAMPQLNAKSKDKLERMQRKSSRPVGKSERVRTLRPATAAPATGPRPAREPQIEGERPARKPAARQDGERGPRTPRPANGRTERGEGRGAPAGRGTPVADRPADTKRPAKPAPKRPGIKLVEGDKPSGKRRGAPAGSGQRPGFGRRKPE, encoded by the coding sequence ATGAGTATCAAAGATCAGCAAGACGACCAGGAAATCGGCCCAGCAGGCGAAAAACTGCAGAAAGTCCTCGCCCGTATCGGCGTTGGCTCGCGCCGTGACGTAGAGGCGTGGATCAGCCACGGCCGAATCAAGGTCAACGGCAAGGACGCGACCCTCGGTCTGCGTGTCGACATGCACGACGCCATCACCATCGACGGCAAGGTCATCAAGCGCGAAGAAGCGGCCGAATCGGTCCGCCGCGTGATCATGTACAACAAGCCCGACGGCGAAATCTGCACCCGTGACGACCCGGAAGGCCGTCCGACCGTGTTCGACAAGATGCCGCGCCCGAAAGAAGGCCGCTGGATCAACATCGGTCGCCTCGACATCAACACCACCGGCTTGCTGATGTTCACCACCGACGGTGAACTGGCCAACCGCTTGATGCACCCTTCCTACGAGATGGACCGTGAATACGCGGTGCGTGTGCGTGGCGAAGTCGACGACGAGATGATCGAGCGCCTGAAGGCGGGCGTTGTCCTCGAAGACGGCCCGGCCCGGTTCACCGACATCAAGCAGGCGCCGGGCGGCGAAGGTTTCAACCACTGGTACCACTGCGTGGTCATGGAAGGTCGTAACCGCGAAGTACGCCGTCTGTGGGAATCCCAGGGCCTGGTGGTCAGCCGCTTGAAGCGAGTGCGTTTCGGTCCGGTGTTCCTCAACTCCGACCTGCCAATGGGCCGCTGGCGCGAAATGAGCCAGTACGAAGTCGACGTACTGAGCGCCGAAGTCGGTCTGACGCCGGTTGCCATGCCGCAACTGAACGCCAAGAGCAAGGACAAGCTGGAGCGTATGCAGCGTAAATCCTCGCGTCCGGTGGGCAAGAGCGAGCGCGTGCGCACTTTGCGCCCGGCGACCGCCGCGCCAGCCACCGGTCCGCGTCCGGCCCGTGAACCGCAGATCGAAGGCGAGCGTCCAGCCCGCAAGCCGGCAGCCCGTCAAGATGGCGAGCGCGGCCCGCGTACGCCGCGTCCGGCCAACGGTCGCACCGAGCGTGGCGAAGGCCGTGGCGCTCCAGCCGGTCGTGGTACGCCGGTTGCTGATCGTCCAGCCGACACCAAGCGCCCGGCCAAGCCGGCGCCGAAGCGTCCTGGGATCAAGCTGGTAGAAGGCGACAAGCCTTCGGGCAAGCGCCGCGGCGCACCGGCCGGTTCCGGCCAGCGTCCGGGCTTTGGTCGTCGCAAGCCAGAGTAA
- a CDS encoding amino acid permease encodes MSGQNSHSGELKRGLKNRHIQLIALGGAIGTGLFLGSAGVLKSAGPSMILGYAICGFIAFMIMRQLGEMIVEEPVAGSFSHFAHKYWGGFAGFLSGWNCWILYILVGMSELTAVGKYVHYWWPEIPTWVSAAAFFLLINAINLANVKVFGEAEFWFAIIKVVAIVGMIGLGSYLLVSGNGGPQAAVSNLWEHGGFFPNGVSGLVMAMAIIMFSFGGLEMLGFTAAEADKPKTVIPKAINQVIYRILIFYIGALVILLSLTPWDSLLTTLNASGDAYSGSPFVQVFSMLGSNTAAHILNFVVLTAALSVYNSGTYCNSRMLLGMAEQGDAPRSLAKIDKRGVPVRSILASAAVTLVAVLLNYLIPQHALELLMSLVVATLVINWAMISFSHFKFRQHMNRTKQTPLFKALWYPYGNYVCLAFVVFILGIMLMIPGIQISVYAIPVWILFMWVCYGIKNKRSAQQVLNAAPVAE; translated from the coding sequence ATGAGTGGACAAAACTCGCATTCAGGCGAGCTGAAGCGCGGCCTGAAAAATCGTCATATTCAATTGATCGCCCTCGGTGGCGCGATCGGCACCGGCTTGTTCCTCGGCTCTGCCGGGGTCCTGAAGTCCGCCGGCCCGTCGATGATCCTCGGCTACGCCATCTGCGGCTTCATCGCCTTCATGATCATGCGCCAGTTGGGCGAAATGATCGTTGAAGAGCCAGTGGCCGGTTCGTTCAGCCACTTTGCCCACAAGTACTGGGGCGGATTTGCCGGCTTCCTGTCGGGCTGGAACTGCTGGATCCTGTACATCCTGGTGGGCATGTCGGAGCTGACGGCAGTCGGCAAGTACGTGCACTACTGGTGGCCGGAAATCCCGACCTGGGTCTCGGCAGCCGCCTTCTTCCTGCTGATCAACGCGATCAACCTGGCCAACGTCAAAGTCTTTGGCGAGGCTGAGTTCTGGTTCGCGATCATCAAGGTAGTGGCCATCGTCGGCATGATCGGCCTGGGCAGCTACCTGCTGGTCAGCGGTAACGGCGGCCCGCAAGCGGCGGTCAGCAACCTGTGGGAGCACGGTGGTTTCTTCCCGAATGGTGTCAGTGGTCTGGTAATGGCCATGGCGATCATCATGTTCTCCTTCGGCGGTCTGGAAATGCTTGGCTTCACCGCCGCAGAAGCTGATAAGCCGAAGACTGTGATCCCGAAAGCGATCAATCAGGTGATCTACCGGATCCTGATTTTCTACATCGGCGCCCTGGTGATCCTGCTGTCGCTGACCCCATGGGACAGCCTGCTGACCACCCTGAACGCCTCCGGCGATGCCTACAGCGGCAGCCCGTTCGTCCAGGTGTTCTCGATGCTGGGCAGCAACACCGCTGCGCATATCCTCAACTTCGTGGTCCTGACCGCAGCGTTGTCGGTGTACAACAGCGGCACCTACTGCAACAGCCGCATGCTGCTGGGCATGGCCGAGCAGGGCGATGCGCCTCGCAGCCTGGCGAAGATCGACAAGCGTGGCGTGCCGGTGCGTTCGATCCTGGCGTCAGCGGCCGTGACCCTGGTCGCGGTGCTGCTGAACTACCTGATCCCGCAGCACGCGCTGGAACTGCTGATGTCGCTGGTAGTGGCAACGCTGGTGATCAACTGGGCGATGATCAGCTTCTCGCACTTCAAGTTCCGCCAGCACATGAACCGCACCAAACAGACGCCGCTGTTCAAGGCACTGTGGTACCCGTACGGCAACTACGTCTGCCTGGCGTTCGTGGTGTTCATCCTCGGCATCATGCTGATGATCCCGGGGATCCAGATCTCGGTGTACGCGATTCCGGTGTGGATCCTGTTCATGTGGGTCTGCTACGGCATCAAGAACAAGCGCAGTGCACAGCAGGTACTCAACGCGGCGCCTGTCGCGGAGTAA